The Echinicola rosea genome has a segment encoding these proteins:
- a CDS encoding acyl-CoA thioesterase, with protein sequence MNTLEEKIKKAETRVFKAVFPNTVNHYDTLFGGTAMHMMDEVAFIAATRFSRQRMVTVSSDKIDFTVPIPAGTIIELVAHIVHLGKTSLKVQVDIFIEQMYEEGREKAISGTFTLVAIDDQKKPTTILK encoded by the coding sequence ATGAACACACTTGAAGAAAAAATCAAAAAAGCAGAAACGAGGGTTTTTAAGGCTGTATTTCCCAATACGGTAAATCATTATGATACGCTTTTTGGCGGCACTGCCATGCATATGATGGATGAAGTCGCCTTTATTGCAGCGACGAGATTCAGTCGCCAGCGGATGGTGACGGTGAGTAGTGATAAGATTGATTTTACAGTTCCTATTCCTGCGGGAACAATTATTGAACTGGTGGCACATATTGTACATCTCGGCAAGACCAGCCTTAAAGTCCAAGTGGATATTTTTATCGAGCAGATGTATGAAGAGGGAAGGGAAAAAGCCATTAGTGGTACATTCACCCTAGTGGCCATTGACGATCAAAAGAAGCCCACAACAATTCTTAAGTAA